The DNA segment CGACCACGCTCGAGCTCGCGCACCGCGACGGTCATCCGCTCGCGTCGGCCGCGGACCCGGAAGACCTGCTGGTGGCGCGCGGGCCGCTCGGCGGCCTGCTGCCGTACCTGGCCAAGGTCGACGCGGCGCCGTCGGCCTTCCCGCGCGAGGAGGACTGGAACCGGGCGGCGCGGGAGTGCGTCGAGGACGCGGCCGCGGACGGGCTGGACCACCTCGAGGTGCGGTTCAGCCCGTGGTTCATCCGGCAGGAGACCGGGCTGGATCCGGTCGCGATCGTCGACGCGGTCGCGGACGGGATCCGGTCGGCGGCGAAGGAGGCCGGGCTCGCGGTGGGGATGATCGGGACGCTGCTGCGGGACCTCGGGCCGGCCCGGGCCGAGGACCAGGTGTCGACGCTGCTGGCCCGGCCGGACGTGTTCTGCGCGGTCGACCTGGCCGGCAACGAGGCCGGGGTGCCGGCCGCGGACTTCGCCCCGGCGTTCGCGCGGGCCCGCGATGCCGGATTGCACGTCACCGTGCACGCCGGCGAGGCCGCCGGGCCGTTCAGCGTGTGGGACGCGGTGCGGTACCTGGGGGCGGAGCGGATCGGACACGGGGTTCGGTCGGTGGAGGACCCGGCGCTGCTGGAGTACCTGGCCGGGCACGGGGTCACGTTGGAGGTGGCGCTGACCAGCAACGTGCACACGAACGCGGCGCAGAGTTACGCGGAGCACCCGGTGCGGGAATTGGTGGGGGCCGGCGTACCGGTCGCGTTGTGCACGGACGATCCGCGGACGTCGGCGATCACGTTGTCGGGGGAGTTCGCGGTGGCGCGGTCGGAGGTCGGGTTGAGTGCAGCGGAGATCGAGCGGATCGAGGCTGATTCGCGGGCGGCCGCGTTCGTTCGGTGAGTCGTCTTACGTCTTACGCGCGGACGATCGCGTCGCGGAGGCGATCCAGGGCGTCGAGGCGGGCGCCGGTCAGGGAGGGTTCTCCGGTGCGTCGAGCGGCGCGGATCGGGACCTGGCGCGGTTGGTCGGCGGCGGCGGTCGTGATCGCGGCGAGGATCGCCGGGTGCGTGCCCCAGGGGCCGCCGATCACGACGTAAGACGGGTCGGTGAGCGCGACGATCGCGGCGATCACGCCGGCGACGGCCTCGCCGAGCGCTCGTCGCACGTCCTCGCCCGTGGCGGCGATCGTGGCCAGGAGGCGGGTGACATCGATGGCGGTGGAGTCGGGTTGGCGGAGGCCCAGCTCGTCGAAGACGTCGATGAGGCGGGTGGCTCGGCCGCTCGGACCGACCGTGATCAGGTGCGCTATCTCGCCCGCCAGGCCGCCGGCGCCCTGGCGGACCTCGCCGTCGCTGACGATCGCACCGCCGAGGCCCTCGCCGAGGTAGAGGTAGGCGAAATCGCGGGCGTCGTCGCGTTCCGCCCGGGCGGCCCAGTTGACGTCGTTGTCGACGACGATCGGTCCGGCCACGAGCGGGGCCAGGACGTCGTGCGGGTCGAGTTCGCCGAGGAGGAACGGGGAGTCGGGCAGGTGGATCATCCGGCCGCTGGCCCGATCCACCGGATCGGCTGCACTGACGACCGCCACCCGGATACGCCCGCCCGCCGCCGCACCGGCGGCGCTGGCGGTGCCCGAGGCGGCCGGGGGCCCGGAGGCGGCTGCGGCGGCCTTGTGGAGGGCGGCGGCTACGTCGGTGGGG comes from the Cryptosporangium phraense genome and includes:
- the add gene encoding adenosine deaminase, giving the protein MPLIDLHRHLEGTLRVSTTLELAHRDGHPLASAADPEDLLVARGPLGGLLPYLAKVDAAPSAFPREEDWNRAARECVEDAAADGLDHLEVRFSPWFIRQETGLDPVAIVDAVADGIRSAAKEAGLAVGMIGTLLRDLGPARAEDQVSTLLARPDVFCAVDLAGNEAGVPAADFAPAFARARDAGLHVTVHAGEAAGPFSVWDAVRYLGAERIGHGVRSVEDPALLEYLAGHGVTLEVALTSNVHTNAAQSYAEHPVRELVGAGVPVALCTDDPRTSAITLSGEFAVARSEVGLSAAEIERIEADSRAAAFVR
- a CDS encoding ROK family transcriptional regulator, with product MDKPSLELLRTMTDENVLRTLMQHRRLTRAELAAATGISKPTVGESVRRLGEAGLVVDTGERTQGGRGRGRVGTYYALAEEVGTALAISVAPEGVVAERIDAYGEVVARSEEAVARPAHPTDVAAALHKAAAAASGPPAASGTASAAGAAAGGRIRVAVVSAADPVDRASGRMIHLPDSPFLLGELDPHDVLAPLVAGPIVVDNDVNWAARAERDDARDFAYLYLGEGLGGAIVSDGEVRQGAGGLAGEIAHLITVGPSGRATRLIDVFDELGLRQPDSTAIDVTRLLATIAATGEDVRRALGEAVAGVIAAIVALTDPSYVVIGGPWGTHPAILAAITTAAADQPRQVPIRAARRTGEPSLTGARLDALDRLRDAIVRA